The proteins below are encoded in one region of Streptomyces marianii:
- a CDS encoding DUF6879 family protein, which translates to MQPPARHALARAQHSAVHLELRDSYMLDDPEFIAWQQGKRLDPADRSSWWGGWHDAVSEATARGVVVRRLRIVSEPISDYVRYEYDCTFTNIAAGELVRWLPRRQTTDLALPGTDFWLFDGGQALFHHFTGNGQLDKDGREYTEEPERVKLCAVAFEAAWQRAVPHEEYRPR; encoded by the coding sequence GTGCAGCCACCCGCCCGTCATGCACTGGCACGAGCACAGCACTCGGCGGTGCACCTTGAGTTGCGTGACAGCTACATGCTCGATGACCCCGAGTTCATCGCGTGGCAGCAGGGGAAGCGCCTCGACCCCGCTGACCGGTCTTCGTGGTGGGGCGGCTGGCACGACGCGGTAAGCGAGGCGACGGCCCGAGGGGTCGTGGTCCGGCGGCTCCGGATCGTGTCGGAGCCGATCAGCGACTACGTGCGGTACGAGTACGACTGCACCTTCACGAACATCGCGGCGGGTGAACTGGTCCGGTGGCTGCCACGGCGGCAGACCACGGACTTGGCCCTGCCGGGAACTGACTTCTGGCTGTTCGACGGTGGGCAAGCGCTGTTCCACCACTTCACGGGGAACGGGCAGCTCGACAAGGACGGGCGGGAGTACACGGAGGAGCCCGAGCGGGTGAAGCTGTGCGCCGTCGCCTTCGAAGCAGCCTGGCAACGGGCCGTTCCGCACGAGGAGTACCGACCGCGCTGA
- a CDS encoding helix-turn-helix domain-containing protein: MAVSPSSSAQQARQALANRLAELCRDAGLTGRDIARLCSWHPSKSSRIMNARTPPSADDIRAWCQACGSEDQTEDLLASLRTAEGMWVGWRRMERAGLKQAQEARLPLFERTRRFRSYSSWFIPGLIQTYGYTEAVLRAVQRRRVEVDDVADAVAVRMERQRVLYEGDRRFAFLVEESVLRNGLGGADVQEEQLRHLLTVGSLPSVSLGVVLTRTERSRMPVEGFWIFDTGQVNVELVSGYLTLTQPSEVAAYTDTFTELAGMAVYGVKARAVIASAMQTLR; encoded by the coding sequence ATGGCCGTCTCACCCTCATCAAGCGCACAGCAGGCCCGGCAGGCTCTGGCGAATCGACTCGCTGAGCTGTGCCGGGATGCCGGCCTCACCGGACGGGACATCGCCCGTCTGTGCTCCTGGCACCCGTCCAAGTCGTCACGGATCATGAACGCGCGCACGCCCCCGTCCGCCGACGACATCCGAGCGTGGTGCCAGGCGTGCGGGTCGGAAGATCAAACGGAAGACCTGTTGGCCTCGCTGCGCACCGCCGAAGGCATGTGGGTCGGGTGGCGGCGCATGGAGCGCGCCGGGCTCAAGCAGGCACAGGAAGCCCGTCTCCCGCTCTTCGAGCGAACCCGCCGGTTCCGCTCCTACTCCTCGTGGTTCATCCCGGGCCTGATCCAGACCTACGGCTACACCGAAGCGGTTTTGCGGGCTGTCCAGCGGAGGCGCGTGGAGGTGGACGACGTGGCCGACGCGGTCGCCGTCCGCATGGAGCGTCAGCGCGTCCTCTACGAAGGTGACCGGCGGTTCGCGTTCCTGGTTGAGGAATCGGTCTTGCGGAACGGGCTCGGTGGGGCGGACGTGCAGGAGGAACAGCTCCGCCACCTCCTCACGGTCGGCTCACTGCCCAGCGTCAGCCTGGGCGTGGTCCTCACACGAACCGAACGCTCCCGGATGCCGGTGGAAGGGTTCTGGATCTTCGACACCGGACAGGTCAACGTCGAGTTGGTCTCTGGCTACCTCACGCTGACCCAGCCGAGCGAGGTTGCCGCGTACACGGACACGTTCACCGAACTCGCCGGCATGGCCGTCTACGGAGTGAAGGCCCGCGCGGTGATCGCGAGCGCCATGCAGACACTCAGGTGA